A single genomic interval of Littorina saxatilis isolate snail1 linkage group LG17, US_GU_Lsax_2.0, whole genome shotgun sequence harbors:
- the LOC138952535 gene encoding piggyBac transposable element-derived protein 4-like — protein MFGIHHLPETSMYWSSDPLLRVAAIADVISKNRYEKLSQYFHLNDNSKAAAKGDAEYDPLFKVRTLLEQVRTSSHAHYHPGKHISIDEAMVKFNGRLSFKQYIKGKPNPWGIKVWCVADPRTGYMLDFDPYLGKVHEPMPYGLGHHVILRMSSRFLDKGHHLYFDNYFSSVQLAEDLQRRETYMCSTIRINRKNWPTDLSGAVAKKMKSGDILFRQCGNMVATLWKDKRPVAVLSTNSQPKMVKEQRKAPGGKKAPSYYPVGRPSVRWWRYLCWWLLQTAMINAFLIWKATNKPVQRSRKGTRHIDFRLEVLRTLCQGNAVRKHNARQSVSQAGVCATEPASHISQHMCALRKKNCYWCEKQKIRTSKNYSTQTVFGCMTCNVNLCKGLCFQKFHLELASGSK, from the exons ATGTTTGGTATTCACCATCTTCCGGAGACCAGCATGTACTGGTCATCAGACCCCCTTCTGCGTGTGGCAGCCATTGCAGATGTCATATCAAAGAACAGGTATGAAAAGCTGAGCCAGTATTTCCACCTCAATGACAACTCTAAGGCAGCAGCTAAAGGTGACGCTGAGTATGACCCTCTCTTCAAGGTGCGCACTCTGCTGGAGCAAGTGAGGACCAGCAGCCACGCCCACTACCACCCAGGGAAACACATCTCCATCGATGAGGCCATGGTGAAATTTAACGGTCGCCTGAGCTTCAAGCAGTACATCAAGGGCAAACCAAACCCTTGGGGCATCAAGGTGTGGTGTGTGGCAGACCCCAGGACGGGATACATGCTGGACTTCGACCCTTACCTGGGAAAGGTCCATGAGCCCATGCCGTACGGTCTAGGACACCACGTCATTCTGAGGATGTCTTCCCGGTTCCTGGATAAAGGTCACCACCTTTATTTTGATAACTACTTTTCCTCGGTGCAATTGGCAGAAGACTTACAGAGGCGAGAAACATACATGTGTTCTACAATCAGAATAAACAGGAAGAACTGGCCTACAGATCTGAGCGGTGCTGTCGCCAAAAAAATGAAGTCTGGCGACATTCTCTTTCGGCAGTGTGGCAACATGGTGGCAACCCTGTGGAAAGACAAGCGTCCTGTTGCTGTTCTGTCCACCAACTCCCAGCCAAAGATGGTGAAAGAACAGAGGAAAGCCCCAGGGGGGAAGAA AGCTCCTAGCTACTACCCTGTAGGACGACCGTCTGTGAGGTGGTGGCGCTACTTGTGCTGGTGGCTTCTCCAGACTGCCATGATCAATGCCTTTCTCATCTGGAAAGCCACCAACAAGCCTGTACAACGCTCAAGAAAGGGAACCCGACACATCGACTTTCGTCTCGAAGTGCTACGCACTCTGTGCCAAGGTAACGCCGTCCGCAAGCACAACGCCAGGCAGTCTGTTTCCCAAGCTGGTGTTTGTGCTACTGAACCAGCTTCCCACATTTCCCAGCACATGTGTGCTTTGAGAAAGAAGAACTGCTACTGGTGTGAGAAGCAGAAGATCCGCACATCCAAGAACTATTCCACACAAACTGTGTTTGGCTGCATGACCTGCAACGTCAACCTCTGCAAAGGCCTGTGCTTCCAAAAGTTTCACCTGGAATTGGCCAGTGGGTCCAAGTAA